One window of Gloeothece citriformis PCC 7424 genomic DNA carries:
- a CDS encoding ShlB/FhaC/HecB family hemolysin secretion/activation protein — protein sequence MKTIQLQKKRHWQKGVLVSACLVTMGLISEKTQGLAYAIPGSPDIFRLKNQEKKFSDSIANFPLNSPEIIGQNNNNKTPILIEKVQVEGSTVFTSEDFAPIIQPIEGKTVTQQQLREVVSAITQLYINEGYLNSRAVLVGISDGVAVIAISEGTIGNIEIEGTTRLQNYVRSRIELGIGTPLNARKLEDQLRLLRSDPLFKNVQATLQPPQEDTPVTPGEEKARSTLVVTVTEADPFAGSVGADNYSPPSIGATRFNLNLLYRNLTGIGDQIATSYRPRFETWDGTYSLDLAYRAPLNPMDGAITFNALIERNRVIQGVENIDLLNIGGNSERYTLDYRQPLKRTTREELALSTGFSYYNGRTFLDDEPFPFGFGPNDQGVTITSVFTFGQEYIRRQRTGAWGVRSQFRFGTGLFEATDNNDRIPDGYFFTWLGQVQRLQVINPDNVLIIQLDLQLTPDTLLPSEQFVIGGAQSVRGYRQNVMAGDNGARFSIEDRITLVRDEQENPVFILAPFFDLGAIWNSEDNPNRIVASQTVIAGLGLGVIWQPIEKLNIRLDYAPPLMDLNIRRDNVQDDGFYFSINYGF from the coding sequence ATGAAAACCATTCAACTCCAAAAAAAACGCCACTGGCAAAAGGGGGTGCTAGTTAGTGCTTGTTTGGTGACAATGGGCTTAATTTCGGAAAAAACTCAGGGATTAGCTTATGCTATCCCAGGATCTCCTGATATTTTTAGATTAAAAAATCAAGAGAAAAAATTTTCCGATTCTATTGCTAATTTTCCGTTAAATTCGCCTGAAATTATCGGTCAAAATAACAATAATAAAACTCCAATTCTAATAGAAAAAGTCCAGGTAGAAGGAAGCACCGTATTTACATCTGAAGATTTTGCGCCCATTATCCAACCAATAGAAGGAAAAACCGTTACACAACAACAATTAAGAGAAGTGGTGAGTGCTATCACCCAACTCTACATCAATGAAGGATATCTTAACTCTAGAGCGGTATTAGTGGGGATCAGCGATGGAGTAGCGGTGATCGCCATTTCCGAAGGGACGATTGGCAACATTGAGATTGAAGGAACGACAAGATTACAAAATTATGTTCGTTCTCGGATAGAATTAGGCATCGGCACGCCCCTGAATGCCCGAAAATTAGAAGATCAACTGCGCTTACTCAGAAGCGATCCCCTCTTTAAAAACGTACAAGCGACTCTACAACCCCCCCAAGAAGACACACCCGTCACACCCGGAGAAGAAAAAGCCAGGAGTACCCTAGTCGTAACTGTGACAGAAGCCGATCCTTTTGCCGGCAGTGTGGGAGCAGATAATTATTCCCCGCCGAGTATAGGCGCAACCCGGTTTAATCTTAATCTGCTGTATCGCAATCTTACGGGAATAGGGGATCAAATAGCCACCTCTTACCGTCCCCGTTTTGAAACTTGGGATGGGACTTATAGTCTAGACTTGGCCTATCGCGCTCCCCTCAACCCGATGGATGGAGCAATTACGTTTAATGCTTTAATTGAGCGAAACCGAGTGATTCAAGGGGTAGAAAACATCGATCTTCTCAATATTGGGGGGAATTCAGAACGCTATACCCTCGACTACCGACAACCTCTGAAGAGGACAACCCGGGAAGAATTAGCCTTATCTACGGGATTTAGCTATTATAATGGTCGGACATTTCTCGATGATGAACCGTTTCCTTTTGGGTTTGGCCCTAATGACCAAGGGGTGACCATTACCAGTGTATTTACCTTTGGACAAGAATACATCCGTCGTCAAAGAACTGGTGCGTGGGGGGTACGTTCTCAATTTCGCTTTGGAACGGGTTTATTTGAAGCAACGGATAATAACGATCGCATTCCCGATGGCTATTTTTTCACTTGGTTGGGTCAAGTTCAACGATTACAAGTGATTAATCCGGATAATGTTTTAATTATTCAACTCGATTTACAGTTAACGCCGGATACCTTGTTACCTTCAGAACAGTTTGTCATTGGGGGAGCGCAATCCGTTCGCGGTTATCGTCAAAATGTGATGGCCGGCGATAATGGAGCGCGGTTTTCTATTGAAGATCGTATTACCCTCGTCCGGGATGAACAAGAAAATCCCGTGTTTATCTTAGCTCCTTTTTTTGATTTAGGAGCAATTTGGAATTCTGAAGATAATCCTAATAGAATTGTCGCCAGTCAGACCGTTATTGCTGGGTTAGGATTAGGGGTAATTTGGCAACCGATCGAAAAGTTAAATATTCGACTCGATTATGCCCCTCCTTTAATGGATCTCAATATTCGTCGTGATAATGTTCAAGATGATGGATTTTATTTTAGTATTAATTACGGCTTCTAG
- the clpS gene encoding ATP-dependent Clp protease adapter ClpS: protein MSTSTQVIEKSTTSTVRKPAPRYRVLLHNDDFNSMEYVVQTLMKTVAGMTQPQAVNIMMEAHTNGTALVITCTLEHAEFYCETLKNHGLTSTIEPDE from the coding sequence GTGTCTACGTCTACCCAAGTCATAGAGAAAAGCACAACATCAACTGTTCGTAAACCTGCGCCTCGTTATCGCGTTTTACTCCATAACGATGATTTTAACTCTATGGAATACGTGGTACAAACGTTGATGAAAACTGTTGCGGGAATGACCCAACCCCAAGCCGTTAATATTATGATGGAAGCACACACTAATGGCACTGCTTTAGTGATCACTTGTACTCTAGAACACGCTGAATTTTATTGTGAAACGTTAAAAAATCACGGCTTAACTAGCACCATTGAACCTGATGAATAA
- a CDS encoding CHAT domain-containing protein: MKTTVAFLTTLVGLGLNYPAAIAQSIVTDGTTTTIITPDGNRFDITGGNLSRDGQNLFHSFEKFGLDAHEIANFLSNPTIVNILTRVTGGNASIINGLIQVTGGNSNLFIMNPAGIIFGSGASLNVPADFTATTATGISFNGGWFNAVGSNDYTSLVGNPTGFQFSGTQPGTIINGGNLSLNPGQNLALMAGTVINTGTLNSPGGNITVSAVGEGGRVRISQEGQLLSLEVDAPTDAGGNVLPFTVKDLPALLTGNPVETNLNVTPTGQVQIAQSGAIIPTTPGTTIISGNVNASEVGAARLGGEITLTGDRVGVVTGTVDASGTNGGGTVLIGGDLRGGGTIPQAQETSISADSGIHADALIEGNGGQIVIWSNEITQVEGVLTARGGQNGGNGGLIETSSKDNLIIKTTPNASAINGIAGIWLIDPTDVEIVNGGEGGFNAPQVNVNLINQALNNGTSVTITTTKAEDPGEQGNITQASGVNINKTTGGNVTLTYDADNKITIEGNITATSGQLNLNFTARGEGGNAETDLNTGINIQGSTINTNGGSISFDGTGGAGINQNTGIFIDSNTTLNSGGGAISLTGRASLTATGAGNDGIFMRSTTIDSGGGSITITGTGGTGSTNNTGVQIVGSTFDTFGGDFNITGTASSLSGGELNGGIEIESEIEPTPDGTPQTTTINTNGGSVTFSGTGGAGTNRNGGIIIGEIRDDTPSGNLILNSGGGSINFTGQGGITATGQNNRGISIENNSTIDSEGGLITFEGTGGGGTNQNTGIVFNNFASVNSGTGEINLTGTANSATTGELNRGININNAAVVQSTDGNITLQGTGGNGIQFNEGVLIQGEGSRITSNNGNITIIGNSNPSAPSSPGINIDQGGLVQSTGSGEISLTGDSALSIGILLSAGGSIEGETGAITLTSDEIILGENTSLQGTGILTLRPFTPSLNITLGNASENGGFNINSNDLARFQNEFSQIIIGRQETENLTVTTPVTFSNPVTLQGVDIIVDGTITGIDDASITLNGSGNTTTLNADIITAGNPIIINDNVELNNNVTLSTTLETETGAEITVNGTINSPETPYNLTLTGGSGNISILGAIGNEQGLGNIAANSSGTTRFNGTVNAQSLTTDASGTTEINTSSITTTGNQTYNDPVTIGQNTTLTAQEGVNINNSLNSESGETNNLTLDVGNNDINLNQIGTQNPLGTLQVNSSGTTSLNGEVNVQNLTTDAPGNTSINVSPITTTGEQTYNDPVTLEQDTTLQGTNITFGATVGGGGNLQVNASGNTAFNGAVNLGGDLITDAPGTTEINTPSITTTGNQTYNDAVTLEQDTTLQGTNVTFGSTVAGGGSLEINASENTSFNGAVNLGGNLTTDEPGTTEINTSSITTTGNQTYNDPVTIGQNTTLTAQEGVNINNSLNSESGETNNLTLDVGNNDINLNQIGTQNPLGTLQVNSSGTTSLNGEVNVQNLTTDTPGNTSINVSPITTTGEQTYNDPVTLEQDTTLQGTNITFGATVGGGGNLQVNASGNTAFNGAVNLGGDLITDAPGSTTINTDQITSNRQIYNDRVTSGNTTNLTGNEITFNTDLDIGTNSLTLTSDNQINFPASGSGTVTSSSGSSINLNPITPSRNIVLGTSAAENSLQIRNISQLQFANLNQLTIGIENVTPNLEIAESITFSSPVTLQALNIQVNQSITGIEDASITINGSGNTTTLNADIVTEGNPITINDNVRVGNNVTLKTDQNASGGNININGTINSVNSPQNLTLTSGTGNISVSGAIGNQQLLNDLTVNSSGIIQLNGGLISTTNNQIYNGNIQLGTDTTFNTNGNYSAESIGGQGTGITIQAGNITTGNINSSFAGGTGGQVTLTTPGNITTGNIITGSDLQSPGVGGNITLNANGNINTANLISGSLSNQPGGNINLSSNGTITTGLIVTGSLNSNGGTLTLNSAGNIQTGPIFSGSLGAGNGGNISIISSQGGVIVDPVGVFPDELRTISVNGQSITLNGLNSSANLGNGGDVTIEAPNGINTQQINTNSQNGNGGDVTLESNADIQVTFINAQGGNTGIGGTVNVNTDRFFRATGIFIDQTGVNASISTDGGLGGGDITIRHGGNGQTEFTVGNPDLPTGNGTAGNITNGEFNIDAGNFLFTEQRGNVAIISVPSPPPPPPEPPIEIPQQDNPFNIPRNEQSVIPDVFQPQEPTSIPQVSVNPSIITINTLSEVREILRYIEQETAEIPALVYVGFTPPSVLTNQKITEEDIINREANFTAQYQGFLNLPPNQNNTVLSIIPEDDYELEIILVTQTGEPYRIQLPGVTRKQVIEAAENFYIEIANTGSDYKTTAKQLYDWLLKPLQAQLQEREIDTVLFFMPSGLRLIPIAALYDEENDQFVVQKDYTVGLAPSLNLIDYRYRDIKDSPVLAFGASQFPESEDQNPLPAVNIELPLITQQIRSGSYFLNEQFTLENVRQERNQDPYPIVHFATHADFDPENPTESYIQLYNQKLRLDQWRVMGLEAPTVDLLVISACETAVGNPQIELGFGGMAVQAGVKTAIASLWYVGDTATLVLMDQLYRQLKTAPIKAQALQQAQRTMLENQFIRQGNQLITPQGNIPLPDSSDNDNTAEQPIDFSHPFYWSSFTLIGSPW; the protein is encoded by the coding sequence ATGAAAACCACCGTAGCATTCCTCACCACCCTAGTCGGATTAGGATTAAATTATCCCGCAGCGATCGCGCAATCGATCGTGACAGACGGCACAACCACCACCATTATCACCCCGGATGGAAACCGTTTTGATATTACCGGAGGAAACTTGTCAAGAGATGGACAGAATTTATTTCACAGTTTTGAAAAATTCGGTCTAGATGCCCATGAAATCGCCAATTTTCTCTCTAATCCGACGATTGTTAACATTTTAACTAGGGTCACTGGGGGGAACGCTTCGATTATTAATGGTTTAATTCAAGTCACTGGGGGTAATTCTAACCTGTTTATTATGAATCCCGCCGGCATCATTTTTGGCAGTGGAGCGAGTCTGAATGTACCGGCAGATTTTACCGCCACAACCGCCACAGGGATTAGTTTTAATGGGGGTTGGTTTAATGCGGTGGGGTCGAATGATTATACCAGTTTAGTCGGAAATCCGACCGGGTTTCAATTTAGTGGAACTCAACCGGGGACAATTATCAATGGGGGCAATTTATCCCTCAATCCGGGGCAAAACTTAGCTTTAATGGCAGGAACAGTCATTAATACGGGAACTCTCAACAGTCCAGGGGGAAATATAACCGTAAGTGCGGTAGGAGAAGGGGGACGAGTGAGAATTTCTCAAGAAGGGCAACTCTTGAGTTTAGAAGTTGATGCCCCCACCGATGCTGGAGGAAATGTATTACCCTTTACGGTAAAAGACCTTCCCGCCTTATTAACGGGTAATCCCGTAGAGACGAATTTAAATGTCACCCCAACGGGACAAGTCCAAATTGCTCAATCCGGGGCAATTATTCCCACTACTCCCGGTACAACGATTATCTCAGGAAATGTGAATGCGTCTGAGGTCGGGGCAGCCAGATTAGGAGGAGAAATTACCCTAACTGGCGATCGCGTGGGGGTGGTTACGGGTACGGTTGACGCATCAGGAACAAATGGAGGAGGAACGGTCTTAATTGGGGGAGACTTGAGGGGAGGGGGGACAATTCCCCAAGCGCAAGAAACCTCAATCAGCGCAGATTCAGGGATTCATGCAGACGCTTTAATAGAAGGAAATGGGGGTCAAATTGTAATTTGGTCTAATGAAATCACCCAAGTCGAAGGAGTATTAACCGCTAGAGGAGGGCAAAATGGGGGAAATGGGGGATTAATTGAAACCTCATCCAAAGACAATCTGATCATTAAAACAACCCCTAACGCGAGTGCTATTAATGGAATAGCAGGAATTTGGTTAATTGACCCTACTGATGTCGAGATTGTTAATGGTGGAGAAGGTGGATTCAATGCTCCTCAAGTTAATGTTAATCTTATTAATCAAGCTCTCAATAATGGAACGAGCGTAACCATTACAACAACTAAGGCCGAAGATCCCGGAGAGCAGGGGAATATTACTCAAGCATCAGGAGTTAATATCAACAAAACAACGGGGGGCAATGTAACTTTAACCTATGATGCAGATAACAAAATTACTATTGAGGGAAATATTACAGCGACTAGCGGACAACTCAATCTCAACTTTACAGCTAGGGGTGAGGGAGGAAATGCTGAAACTGATTTGAACACAGGGATTAATATACAAGGGTCGACAATTAATACGAATGGGGGTTCAATCAGCTTTGATGGTACAGGGGGAGCAGGGATTAATCAAAATACAGGCATTTTCATAGATAGCAATACTACTTTAAATTCCGGCGGTGGAGCGATTAGTTTAACGGGTAGAGCAAGTCTTACAGCTACAGGTGCTGGGAACGATGGTATCTTTATGAGATCTACAACAATTGATTCTGGTGGGGGTTCAATCACTATTACGGGTACGGGAGGAACTGGTAGCACTAACAATACGGGCGTTCAAATAGTTGGTTCTACCTTCGATACTTTTGGGGGAGATTTCAACATTACTGGTACTGCAAGTTCCCTAAGTGGAGGTGAATTAAACGGAGGCATTGAGATTGAATCAGAAATCGAACCAACCCCAGATGGTACTCCACAAACAACCACAATTAATACTAATGGGGGTTCAGTTACTTTTAGTGGGACAGGGGGAGCAGGGACTAACCGGAATGGAGGCATTATTATAGGCGAAATTAGAGACGACACTCCAAGCGGAAATTTGATTTTAAATTCTGGTGGGGGTTCAATTAATTTTACAGGTCAAGGAGGGATTACAGCTACAGGTCAAAACAACCGAGGGATTAGTATTGAAAATAATTCAACAATTGATTCTGAAGGGGGTTTAATTACTTTTGAGGGGACAGGAGGAGGAGGAACTAACCAGAATACGGGTATTGTTTTCAACAATTTTGCTAGCGTTAATTCTGGAACAGGAGAGATTAACTTAACAGGAACGGCAAATAGTGCCACTACAGGGGAACTTAATCGAGGAATTAATATCAATAATGCTGCCGTAGTCCAATCAACCGACGGAAATATAACCCTACAAGGAACCGGTGGCAATGGAATTCAATTTAATGAAGGAGTCTTAATTCAAGGGGAAGGCTCTAGAATAACTTCAAACAATGGAAATATTACGATTATTGGCAATAGCAATCCCTCTGCTCCTAGCAGTCCAGGGATTAATATTGATCAGGGTGGATTAGTACAATCAACGGGAAGCGGTGAGATTTCCTTAACCGGAGATAGTGCTTTATCAATTGGAATTCTCTTGTCGGCGGGGGGGTCGATTGAAGGAGAAACTGGAGCAATTACCCTAACCTCTGATGAAATTATTTTAGGGGAAAATACGAGTCTTCAAGGAACGGGAATACTAACCCTACGACCTTTTACCCCTAGTTTAAATATTACCCTTGGCAATGCAAGTGAAAACGGTGGGTTTAATATTAATAGTAATGACCTCGCTAGATTCCAAAATGAATTTTCTCAAATTATTATTGGCAGACAAGAAACGGAAAATTTAACCGTTACTACACCAGTAACATTTTCTAATCCTGTTACCTTACAAGGGGTAGATATTATTGTTGATGGAACAATCACAGGGATAGATGATGCTTCAATTACCTTGAACGGATCAGGGAATACCACTACTTTAAATGCTGACATTATAACAGCAGGAAATCCCATTATCATTAATGACAATGTAGAGCTAAATAATAACGTCACTTTAAGCACCACACTAGAAACGGAGACAGGGGCAGAGATTACCGTAAATGGAACGATTAATAGCCCAGAAACCCCCTATAATTTAACCCTTACTGGAGGAAGTGGCAATATTTCAATTCTAGGTGCAATAGGAAATGAACAAGGGTTAGGAAATATAGCTGCTAACAGTAGTGGGACAACCCGTTTTAATGGTACAGTTAATGCTCAAAGTCTCACCACTGATGCCTCCGGCACGACAGAAATTAACACATCATCCATTACCACCACTGGCAACCAAACTTATAATGATCCTGTAACTATTGGTCAAAATACCACCTTAACCGCCCAGGAAGGAGTTAACATTAATAATAGTCTGAATAGTGAAAGTGGAGAGACAAATAATTTAACCTTAGATGTCGGAAATAATGATATTAATCTCAATCAAATCGGCACTCAAAACCCATTAGGAACTCTTCAAGTTAATAGCAGTGGAACAACGAGTTTAAATGGGGAAGTTAACGTACAAAATTTAACTACTGATGCCCCCGGAAACACCTCAATTAATGTCTCACCAATCACTACGACTGGAGAGCAAACTTACAATGATCCTGTTACTTTAGAGCAAGATACAACCCTACAAGGAACTAATATAACTTTTGGGGCGACAGTAGGAGGAGGAGGCAATTTACAGGTTAATGCTTCTGGAAATACCGCTTTTAATGGAGCAGTAAATCTAGGAGGAGATTTAATCACTGATGCACCCGGCACGACAGAAATTAACACTCCATCAATCACGACTACAGGCAATCAAACTTACAATGATGCTGTTACCTTAGAGCAAGATACAACCCTACAAGGAACTAATGTAACTTTTGGGTCGACAGTAGCAGGAGGAGGAAGTTTAGAGATTAATGCTTCTGAAAACACCTCATTTAATGGGGCAGTAAATCTAGGAGGAAATTTAACTACTGATGAACCCGGCACGACAGAAATTAACACATCATCCATTACCACCACTGGCAATCAAACTTATAATGATCCTGTAACTATTGGTCAAAATACCACCTTAACCGCCCAGGAAGGAGTTAACATTAATAATAGTCTGAATAGTGAAAGTGGAGAGACAAATAATTTAACCTTAGATGTCGGAAATAATGATATTAATCTCAATCAAATCGGCACTCAAAACCCATTAGGAACTCTTCAAGTTAATAGCAGTGGAACAACGAGTTTAAATGGAGAAGTTAACGTACAAAATTTAACTACTGATACCCCCGGAAACACCTCAATTAATGTCTCACCAATCACTACGACTGGAGAGCAAACTTACAATGATCCTGTTACTTTAGAGCAAGATACAACCCTACAAGGAACTAATATAACTTTTGGGGCGACAGTAGGAGGAGGAGGCAATTTACAGGTTAATGCTTCTGGAAATACCGCTTTTAATGGAGCAGTAAATCTAGGAGGAGATTTAATCACTGATGCTCCGGGTTCAACTACTATTAATACCGATCAAATTACCAGCAATCGACAAATCTATAATGATAGAGTCACGAGTGGAAATACCACCAACTTAACCGGCAATGAGATTACCTTTAATACAGATTTAGACATCGGAACAAATTCTCTCACCTTAACCTCAGATAATCAGATTAATTTCCCCGCTAGTGGTTCAGGAACAGTTACCAGCAGTTCAGGAAGTAGCATTAATCTCAATCCTATCACCCCTTCTCGAAACATAGTTTTAGGAACATCCGCAGCAGAAAATAGTCTCCAAATTAGAAATATTAGTCAATTACAATTTGCTAATTTGAATCAGTTGACTATTGGGATAGAAAATGTTACTCCTAATCTAGAAATCGCTGAATCAATTACGTTTTCATCTCCCGTCACCCTACAAGCGCTCAACATACAAGTTAATCAATCTATAACTGGTATTGAGGACGCTTCTATCACGATCAACGGTTCAGGTAATACCACAACCTTAAATGCTGATATTGTTACCGAAGGAAATCCTATTACTATTAATGACAATGTCAGAGTGGGCAATAATGTTACTCTCAAAACCGACCAAAACGCTAGCGGAGGAAATATTAATATTAATGGAACAATTAATAGTGTTAATAGTCCTCAAAACTTAACCCTAACTTCCGGAACCGGCAATATTTCTGTTAGTGGCGCAATCGGAAACCAACAACTTTTAAATGATTTAACCGTCAATAGTAGTGGAATTATTCAACTAAACGGGGGATTAATCAGCACCACAAACAATCAAATTTACAACGGTAATATTCAACTCGGAACAGATACAACTTTTAATACAAACGGAAACTATTCAGCCGAATCTATAGGAGGACAAGGAACAGGGATAACCATACAAGCGGGTAATATTACTACAGGTAATATTAATTCATCTTTTGCTGGAGGAACAGGGGGACAAGTGACTTTAACCACACCGGGTAATATTACGACAGGGAATATTATTACCGGATCAGATTTACAAAGTCCCGGCGTAGGTGGAAATATAACCCTTAATGCTAATGGAAATATTAATACAGCTAACCTCATTTCTGGTTCATTAAGTAATCAACCGGGAGGAAATATTAACCTGTCTAGTAATGGAACAATTACAACCGGTTTGATAGTTACGGGTTCTCTTAATAGTAATGGAGGAACACTCACCCTTAATTCTGCCGGTAATATTCAGACTGGGCCGATTTTTAGTGGTTCTTTAGGCGCAGGAAACGGAGGAAATATTTCTATTATCAGTTCCCAAGGAGGGGTAATTGTCGATCCGGTGGGGGTTTTTCCCGACGAATTGCGGACAATTTCGGTTAATGGTCAAAGTATAACTCTAAATGGCTTAAATTCTAGTGCTAATTTGGGTAATGGAGGAGATGTTACTATTGAAGCGCCGAATGGGATTAACACTCAACAAATCAATACAAATAGTCAAAATGGTAATGGAGGAGATGTTACCCTAGAGTCTAACGCAGATATACAAGTGACTTTCATCAACGCTCAAGGAGGAAACACCGGAATAGGAGGAACAGTCAATGTTAATACCGATCGATTTTTCCGAGCAACAGGGATATTTATCGATCAAACCGGAGTTAACGCAAGTATTTCGACGGATGGAGGACTAGGAGGAGGAGATATTACGATTCGTCACGGGGGTAATGGACAAACAGAATTTACCGTCGGAAATCCAGATTTACCCACAGGAAATGGAACAGCAGGAAATATAACTAATGGAGAGTTTAATATTGATGCCGGTAACTTCTTATTTACTGAACAACGGGGAAATGTGGCGATTATCTCCGTTCCTTCTCCCCCACCTCCACCCCCTGAACCTCCTATAGAAATACCACAACAAGACAATCCTTTTAATATTCCCAGAAATGAACAAAGTGTTATCCCCGACGTTTTCCAACCCCAAGAACCCACTTCTATCCCTCAAGTCAGCGTTAACCCCTCAATTATCACCATTAATACCCTCTCAGAAGTTCGGGAAATTCTCCGCTATATTGAACAGGAAACCGCAGAAATTCCGGCTTTGGTTTATGTTGGATTTACCCCTCCTAGCGTCTTAACCAACCAAAAAATAACAGAAGAAGACATTATTAACCGAGAAGCTAACTTTACCGCTCAATATCAAGGATTTCTCAATTTGCCTCCCAACCAAAATAATACCGTCTTATCGATCATTCCTGAAGATGACTACGAATTAGAAATAATCTTAGTCACACAAACAGGAGAACCTTACCGCATCCAATTACCCGGAGTCACTCGTAAACAAGTTATAGAAGCAGCAGAAAACTTTTATATAGAAATTGCCAATACAGGCAGTGATTATAAAACAACCGCTAAACAACTTTATGATTGGTTACTCAAACCTCTACAAGCACAACTCCAAGAAAGAGAAATTGATACTGTTTTGTTTTTCATGCCTAGCGGGTTACGCTTAATTCCCATTGCCGCTCTCTACGATGAAGAAAACGATCAATTCGTTGTGCAAAAAGATTATACTGTTGGTCTTGCCCCCAGTCTTAACCTGATTGATTATCGCTATCGAGACATTAAAGATTCCCCCGTTTTAGCCTTTGGGGCTTCTCAATTTCCCGAATCTGAAGATCAAAACCCGTTACCTGCCGTAAATATTGAATTACCTCTCATTACTCAACAAATACGTTCCGGTTCTTATTTCCTCAATGAACAATTTACCCTAGAAAATGTCCGACAGGAACGAAACCAAGATCCTTATCCTATCGTTCATTTTGCCACTCACGCTGACTTTGATCCCGAAAATCCAACCGAAAGCTATATTCAACTTTATAATCAAAAATTGCGCCTCGATCAGTGGAGAGTAATGGGTTTAGAAGCCCCTACGGTTGATTTACTGGTTATTTCTGCTTGTGAGACGGCTGTCGGCAATCCTCAGATCGAATTAGGATTTGGAGGCATGGCAGTTCAAGCAGGGGTTAAGACTGCGATCGCCTCTTTGTGGTATGTAGGAGATACAGCAACCTTAGTGTTAATGGATCAACTCTATCGCCAATTAAAAACCGCCCCCATCAAAGCTCAAGCTTTACAACAAGCTCAACGGACAATGTTAGAAAATCAATTTATTCGACAAGGCAACCAATTAATTACCCCTCAAGGGAATATTCCTTTACCTGACTCTTCCGATAATGATAATACTGCTGAACAACCGATCGATTTTTCTCATCCTTTCTATTGGTCTTCCTTTACTCTAATTGGTAGTCCTTGGTAA
- a CDS encoding DUF389 domain-containing protein, with amino-acid sequence MSENLNTKPPKITTQALEKLYQELLEDSQLNTNFMALAVSACIIATLGLLMNSTAVIIGAMIIAPLMMPLRGLALGALEADLKLLGQSLSTLAIATIVAILISGSVGRIFGVPALSFGSEILARTQPNLADLGVALAAGGISGFAKIRPRISDALAGTAIAVALMPPLCVVGISLSQWDLGAAGGAFLLYLTNFLGITLACMLVYIWGGYALDIRKMSFALLWFMSLTGALIFPLFVSFINLIEQAKLQGIIKELLTYRTVTFGQQTELNRLQVQWSLPWSKKPSKLTLFVQETANQKSLTPNQVKKVEEFLEEKLNKSFKITVLVSPYLRITADEPKAPQPFPTPLLNPSNSINTDDLIIAPTPDNPTTTTSPNN; translated from the coding sequence ATGTCTGAAAATCTTAACACAAAACCGCCAAAAATAACCACTCAAGCCCTAGAAAAGCTATATCAAGAGTTATTGGAAGATTCCCAACTCAATACAAATTTTATGGCTTTGGCTGTCAGTGCTTGTATTATTGCCACTTTGGGATTGTTGATGAATAGCACTGCTGTTATTATCGGAGCGATGATTATTGCTCCTTTGATGATGCCTTTGAGAGGGTTGGCGCTCGGTGCGTTAGAAGCCGATCTAAAATTATTAGGACAAAGTTTATCGACTTTAGCGATCGCCACGATAGTAGCTATATTAATATCAGGCTCGGTGGGGAGAATTTTTGGCGTTCCTGCCCTTTCCTTTGGTTCAGAAATTCTCGCCCGTACTCAACCTAATTTAGCTGATTTAGGAGTCGCCCTAGCCGCCGGGGGGATCAGTGGTTTTGCTAAAATTCGCCCCCGTATTAGTGATGCCTTAGCCGGAACAGCGATCGCCGTTGCTTTAATGCCTCCTTTATGTGTGGTAGGAATTAGTTTGTCTCAGTGGGATTTAGGGGCGGCTGGAGGCGCGTTTTTATTATATTTAACCAATTTTTTAGGGATTACTTTAGCTTGTATGTTGGTCTATATTTGGGGAGGATATGCCCTAGATATTAGAAAAATGAGTTTTGCTCTGTTATGGTTTATGTCTTTAACAGGTGCGTTAATTTTTCCCCTCTTTGTAAGTTTTATTAATTTGATTGAACAAGCAAAATTACAAGGAATTATTAAAGAACTTTTGACCTATAGAACCGTTACTTTTGGACAACAAACTGAGTTAAACCGGCTTCAAGTTCAATGGAGTTTACCTTGGAGTAAAAAACCCTCTAAACTAACTTTATTTGTTCAAGAAACTGCTAATCAAAAATCTTTAACCCCCAACCAAGTGAAAAAAGTTGAAGAGTTTCTGGAAGAAAAATTAAATAAATCTTTTAAAATTACCGTTTTGGTGAGTCCTTATTTAAGGATCACGGCGGATGAACCGAAAGCCCCTCAACCTTTTCCTACTCCTTTATTAAATCCTTCTAATTCTATCAATACCGATGATTTAATTATTGCTCCTACTCCCGATAATCCAACCACCACCACATCACCTAATAATTGA